One stretch of Pyrenophora tritici-repentis strain M4 chromosome 4, whole genome shotgun sequence DNA includes these proteins:
- a CDS encoding NADP-specific glutamate dehydrogenase, whose amino-acid sequence MSEPEFEQARKELVSTLEASSLFSKNPEYKKALEVVSVPERIIQFRVVWENDKGECQVQKGYRVQFNSALGPYKGGLRFHPTVNLSILKFLGFEQIFKNALTGLNMGGGKGGCDFDPKGKSDNEIRKFCVAFMRELNKHIGADTDVPAGDIGVGGREIGYLFGAYRAERNRWEGVLTGKGGSWGGSLIRPEATGYGLVYYVEHMINYASGGKESFAGKRVALSGSGNVAQYAALKIIELGGTVISLSDSKGALIAEDDKGFTPEIINQIAALKLERKALTALENHNFKYIEGARPWKEVNKVDVALPSATQNEVSEDEAKALIESGAKYIAEGSNMGCTQEAIEVFEAHRREKKGDAIWYAPGKAANAGGVAVSGLEMAQNSQRLSWTAEQVDEKLKGIMKDCFENCLSTAKEYFTPAEGEFPSLVGGANVAGFRKVAAAMHDQGDWW is encoded by the exons ATGTCCGAGCCTGAGTTTGAGCAAGCCAGGAAGG AGCTCGTCTCCACCCTTGAGGCTTCATCCCTCTTCTCCAAGAACCCCGAGTACAAGAAGGCTCTTGAAGTCGTCTCCGTCCCTGAACGCATCATCCAGTTCCGCGTAGTCTGGGAGAACGACAAGGGCGAGTGCCAGGTCCAGAAGGGCTACCGTGTGCAATTCAACTCTGCACTCGGCCCCTACAAGGGCGGTCTGCGCTTCCACCCTACCGTCAACCTATCTATCCTCAAGTTCTTGGGTTTCGAGCAAATCTTCAAGAATGCCCTCACTGGCC TCAACATGGGTGGTGGCAAGGGAGGTTGCGACTTCGACCCCAAGGGCAAGTCCGACAACGAGATCCGCAAGTTCTGCGTTGCATTCATGAGGGAACTCAACAAGCACATTG GTGCCGACACGGACGTACCCGCGGGCGACATCGGCGTCGGTGGTCGCGAGATCGGCTACCTCTTTGGCGCATACCGAGCAGAGCGCAACCGCTGGGAGGGCGTCCTCACTGGAAAGGGAGGCTCCTGGGGAGGTAGCCTGATCCGTCCTGAAGCCACCGGTTACGGTCTCGTCTACTACGTTGAGCACATGATCAACTATGCCTCGGGCGGAAAAGAGTCCTTCGCCGGCAAGCGCGTCGCCCTTTCTGGTTCCGGAAACGTCGCACAGTACGCTGCGCTCAAGATCATTGAGCTTGGCGGAACCGTCATCTCTCTCAGCGACAGCAAGGGTGCGCTGATTGCTGAGGACGACAAGGGCTTTACCCCTGAGATCATCAACCAGATTGCCGCCCTCAAGTTGGAGCGCAAGGCTCTTACCGCGCTCGAGAACCACAACTTCAAGTACATTGAGGGAGCTCGCCCATGGAAGGAGGTCAACAAGGTCGATGTCGCTCTTCCCTCCGCGACCCAGAACGAGGTTTCCGAAGACGAGGCTAAGGCTCTTATTGAGTCAGGTGCCAAGTACATCGCTGAAGGCTCCAACATGGGCTGCACACAAGAGGCCATCGAGGTCTTCGAGGCCCACCGCCGCGAGAAGAAGGGTGATGCCATCTGGTACGCACCAGGCAAGGCCGCCAATGCTGGAGGTGTCGCCGTCTCTGGTCTCGAGATGGCCCAGAACTCCCAGCGTCTGTCCTGGACCGCTGAGCAGGTCGACGAGAAACTCAAGGGCATCATGAAGGACTGCTTCGAGAACTGCCTCAGCACGGCAAAGGAGTACTTCACCCCAGCTGAGGGAGAGTTCCCATCCCTCGTCGGTGGTGCCAACGTCGCTGGTTTCCGCAAGGTCGCTGCCGCTATGCACGACCAAGGTGACTGGTGGTGA